One Plasmodium cynomolgi strain B DNA, chromosome 2, whole genome shotgun sequence genomic window carries:
- a CDS encoding signal recognition particle 9 kDa protein (putative) has product MVYAISWGDFMQASRDIISKSPDRTRYVIKLHRPTEGIILKVTDNKNSIMYRLSKNDNLKRIEELNSLFLMWGSSENANEAFPLKLSRSADKTTNDPKAKKGT; this is encoded by the exons a TGGTTTATGCGATATCGTGGGGGGATTTCATGCAGGCGTCAAGGGACATCATTTCGAAATCGCCAGATAGG ACAAGATACGTGATAAAGTTGCATAGGCCGACCGAgggaattattttgaaagtCACGGATAATAAAAAC AGCATAATGTACCGattaagcaaaaatgacaacTTAAAGAGGATAGAAGAATTgaattccctttttctgaTGTGGGGTTCCAGCGAAAACGCCAACGAGGCCTTTCCGCTCAAGCTTAGCA GAAGTGCGGATAAAACGACCAATGACCCCAAGGCGAAAAAGGGcacatag
- a CDS encoding hypothetical protein (putative), whose amino-acid sequence MKKIKTNEHILKRKIKKNKENVIGKKSKKKKKKKKKIHTASMTHQQVYGLSNKIRSTQGPLIHNDIYKEKYVHYDSDDTYGNTGEEEDGTLPLSETFIENRIDEFMRNEKRMSNPFFYDTEDEHYVNGERLILPDVRYANLGRRRHSGGVCVGRAKSRGDSEEDDKLNKGWYSHVFKCTKDIFVEVNAGKNESNFSRNEKEEDQTWRNDYNYHHRRCKNEKKEPEEAVYLYELSENEFSQMYQNDSSYITYKTLKKAAQFYDHNDTKILESTNKNLNSGYTNFLNVSSTYCTSNSYYERDSHLCFLQSRSSECVSFCKQPSGYSCNISETHSFRALTNSCFMKKPNSLKRKFAKCKFLTRNGKSEKMSEKKIKKMDTTLSSTEGAASVHLGDAARSAALLSQEEEKKNSIGEDKTASVTNPAICDKQKENKNTRGKEKEKQDNDDDDDVVGDLINSSSGTLSTKVKNVDEDFESFKEQLEGDTEHWASSSQSNKTPSSERALMDSSEDDFHFSTSASSDENEKKDLNKVKEQVDLIKEDFIKKNTAIALLNTNNIQAYNRAILAAKNTRANKTPTDVSRIVLTHALTNREMYTLHSSLSNYKNNAEFRRICLKWKAKKEKRKERLRGKGKSSRSNDDKQKRKKKKKKKKKKITKESKIGKQNKGEENENKEGEKTGTSHEGVEEKKEQQNVEQSQVGQNVPSVEERLKENVEVEEKIIAPSNSNAENPPSAVAGKGAEDLPTLSKGGTLPENAQEREPKMEADEVVLSEKCEEGKERNDDEVHTKQERNSESAEKVEDSHGALREEGVIPAGCTDETKNNPSGAGNNAGYATAQSGEEIQHKDSEAKVGKDEKENSEEGAAHNEGMAAVESMETVEAAGQRTDPPAEEHPKDEAVERQNLRKENEAGAGEEPDEKDPPKDHPKDDSKDHPKDLPKDHPKDDSKGGEKVKRKENAEAKVRKEKKGVFLGSYKKNFKKRRYDPNFFYDEKMEVKMKRNKNEKSDKVAKSKKDGCGCFRSAKCAAGKKGPRRRGRDSDSSDKGKKKKDSSKKDKKKNKEKKKKDDNKGEPQDSKDPGKDQNSGSCEDAKIEKGREKSCKEKKVYIHLESPLSVLVCGGLISSKKLIEAQAILKENNKRLQEAKNSSSLTFASERNADKCFDKFGKEKNKKKKENGALFSNSLAVEVDLSGCFFFHSSFTCPISRDKSSKDNPPYVLRCGHAICKSCVDKIHAQRSRQFKCPMCPQYLHLIEIIPLYFN is encoded by the exons atgaaaaaaataaaaacaaatgaacacattttgaagagaaaaataaagaaaaataaagaaaatgtgaTAGGCAAAAAAtccaagaagaaaaaaaaaaaaaaaaaaaaaatacacactgCAAGTATGACACATCAGCAGGTATACGGCCTCAGCAACAAAATCAGGAGTACTCAGGGGCCATTAATTCATAacgatatatataaagagaAATACGTTCACTACGATTCGGACGATACGTATGGCAAcacaggggaggaagaagatggCACTCTCCCGTTAAGTGAAACATTTATAGAAAATCGAATAGATGAATTTATGAGAAACGAAAAGAGGATGAgcaacccatttttttacgaCACAGAAGATGAACATTATGTAAATGGAGAGAGATTGATTTTGCCGGATGTTAGATACGCCAATCTTGGAAGGAGAAGACACAGTGGCGGCGTTTGTGTGGGAAGAGCAAAGTCCCGTGGAGACAGCGAAGAGGACGACAAACTGAACAAAGGATGGTATAGCCACGTTTTCAAATGCACCAAAGATATTTTTGTAGAAGTAAatgcaggaaaaaatgaatccaaTTTTTCaaggaatgaaaaggaagaagaccaAACGTGGAGGAACGATTACAATTACCATCATCGCAGATGTaagaatgagaagaaggaacCAGAAGAAGCTGTCTATTTGTACGAATTGAGCGAAAATGAATTTTCACAAATGTACCAAAATGATAGTTCCTATATTACCTACAAAACATTAAAGAAAGCAGCACAGTTTTATGACCATAATGACACAAAAATTCTGGAaagcacaaataaaaatttaaatagtgGCTATACAAACTTCCTAAATGTCAGTAGCACATATTGTACAAGCAATTCTTACTATGAGAGGGATTCTCATTTATGTTTTCTGCAGAGTAGAAGTAGTGAATGTGTTAGCTTTTGCAAACAACCAAGTGGTTACTCTTGCAACATCTCAGAGACACATTCATTTCGTGCGCTAACGAACTCATGCTTTATGAAAAAGCCAAACAGTTTGAAGAGGAAATTTGCCaagtgtaaatttttaacacGTAATgggaaaagtgaaaagatgagcgaaaaaaaaataaaaaaaatggacactACGTTATCCTCCACTGAGGGTGCAGCCAGTGTGCATTTAGGAGATGCCGCACGTAGCGCAGCATTATTATCacaggaagaggaaaaaaaaaatagcatagGAGAAGATAAAACTGCGAGTGTTACTAACCCTGCCATCTGTGACAAacagaaggaaaacaaaaacacgagggggaaagaaaaagaaaaacaagacaacgatgatgatgatgatgtaGTAGGTGACCTAATCAACAGCAGTAGTGGTACCTTGTCAACAAAGGTTAAAAACGTTGATGAAGATTTTGAGTCGTTTAAGGAACAACTGGAGGGAGACACAGAGCATTGGGCTAGCAGCTCACAAAGTAATAAAACCCCCAGCTCGGAGAGAGCCTTGATGGACTCAAGTGAGGACGACTTTCACTTCTCCACCTCTGCCAGTTcggatgaaaatgaaaaaaaagatctcAACAAAGTGAAAGAACAAGTAGATTTGATAAAAGAagatttcataaaaaaaaacactgcCATTGCTTTGCTAAACACGAACAATATACAGGCATACAATAGGGCCATATTAGCTGCGAAAAACACGAGGGCAAATAAAACTCCCACAGATGTTAGCAGAATTGTACTCACCCATGCTTTAACCAATAGAGAGATGTACACACTGCATAGCTCTCTATCGAACTATAAAAACAATGCGGAGTTTCGACGTATCTGTCTTAAGTGGAAAGCCAAGAAGGAAAAGCGAAAGGAGCGACTCAGAGGAAAGGGCAAGAGCAGTCGAAGCAATGATGATAAgcagaagaggaaaaaaaagaaaaaaaaaaaaaaaaaaaaaataacaaaggAGAGCAAAATTGGTAAGCAGAataagggggaggaaaatgagaacaaggagggagaaaagaCAGGCACGTCCCATGAGGGAGTggaagagaagaaagaacaacaaaatgTAGAGCAGTCACAAGTGGGGCAGAATGTCCCATCTGTAGAGGAAAGGCTTAAGGAAAACGTCGAAgttgaggagaaaataattgcTCCATCGAATTCGAATGCCGAGAATCCCCCTTCTGCCGTGGCAGGAAAAGGCGCCGAGGATTTGCCAACCCTGTCGAAAGGAGGGACCCTCCCCGAAAATGCTCAAGAGCGCGAGccaaaaatggaagcagaTGAAGTGGTTTTATCTGAAAAAtgcgaagaaggaaaagaacgTAATGATGATGAGGTGCACACGAAGCAGGAGCGTAACAGCGAATCTGCCGAAAAGGTAGAAGACTCGCATGGTGCCTTAAGGGAAGAGGGAGTCATTCCGGCAGGCTGTACGGACGAGACTAAGAACAACCCTAGTGGTGCTGGTAACAATGCGGGCTATGCTACGGCGCAGAGCGGGGAGGAAATTCAACATAAGGATTCAGAAGCGAAGGTCGgaaaggatgaaaaagagAATAGCGAGGAGGGAGCAGCGCACAACGAGGGGATGGCGGCGGTAGAATCGATGGAGACGGTGGAAGCAGCAGGCCAAAGGACAGACCCCCCAGCAGAAGAACACCCCAAAGATGAAGCAGTCGAAAGGCAGAATTTGCGGAAGGAAAACGAGGCAGGCGCAGGAGAAGAACCAGACGAAAAGGATCCCCCAAAGGATCACCCAAAGGATGACTCAAAGGACCATCCAAAGGACCTCCCAAAGGACCACCCAAAGGATGACTCAAAGGGCGGAGAAAAGGTGAAGCGCAAGGAAAACGCCGAGGCAAAAGtcaggaaggaaaagaagggagTTTTCTTGGGGTCCTACAAAAAGAACTTCAAAAAGAGGAGGTATgaccccaattttttttacgacgAAAAGATGGAagtcaaaatgaagagaaataaaaatgagaaaagtgACAAGGTCGCTAAGAGTAAAAAAGACGGTTGCGGTTGCTTCAGGAGCGCCAAGTGCGCAGCAG GTAAAAAAGGACCTCGTAGAAGAGGCCGAGACAGCGACAGCAGCGACAAAggcaagaagaaaaaagactcgagcaaaaaggacaaaaaaaaaaataaagagaaaaagaagaaagacgaCAATAAAGGAGAGCCACAAGATAGTAAAGACCCCGGAAAGGATCAGAATAGCGGAAGTTGTGAGGACGCCAAAATTgagaagggaagggaaaagagctgcaaggagaaaaaggttTATATCCACTTGGAGAG CCCCCTATCCGTTCTGGTGTGCGGAGGACTGATTTCCTCGAAGAAGCTTATAGAGGCCCAGGCCATCCtgaaggaaaataacaaaaGACTACAGGAGGCGAAAAACAGCTCTTCCCTAACTTTTGCGAGCGAGAGAAATGCAGACAAATGCTTTGACAAATttgggaaggagaaaaataaaaagaaaaaggagaatggCGCTCTCTTTTCAAACTCCCTGGCGGTAGAAGTCGATTTGAGTggatgcttttttttccactcctccTTTACCTGTCCCATTAGTAGGGACAAATCTTCCAAGGATAATCCGCCCTACGTGCTGAGATGCGGACACGCCATTTGCAA GAGCTGCGTGGACAAAATTCACGCGCAGAGGTCCAGACAGTTCAAGTGCCCCATGTGCCCGCAGTACCTGCATTTAATAGAG ATAATTCCGCTGTACTTTAACTAG
- a CDS encoding hypothetical protein (putative), whose translation MRLIPLVLTLLGDAILWDHPKGYYCFNLIPKQENLFFRRFSTSCNCLCRKKNARQKCEDGRVKHQPSKIHLSLYNDINLRKKYESDAHSKEQARNAVKDIQGVWKFYFPVFIMDTEFEAAKGESFESDKMGRAAELGRASGLGGPDNLDELDELDAANESEDFRTGGEGLNETESSTNEEASDDANLNLLRGERMQPLPMFVYNYENIVSASSSTRAYWSNKFLQNNIFECTVKFVNKMNSKYMVILQGYLFVSKINALNDKNIRLMPCQIFGNLFLANNDNAEEVSLIPRNMKVYDKNGNQVKDILAILEKKIPGFRKDKKKIDSFLGLKKWKFLGVSTAYKVVGEGKNMFNINHFLTGKDESVFYNVMNFDTVNTNYNKNGVVHLAEIFNSYFERPPTDVLSLIMKNVISKDAQLQREKQERRVNRVAERENSRKSPLMAPFNHTKRTDEQTKKKIDTNGNKIIFNME comes from the exons ATGCGGTTGATACCACTCGTTCTTACATTGTTAGGTGACGCAATTTTATGGGACCATCCAAAGGGATACTACTGCTTCAATTTAATTCCAAAGCAagaaaaccttttttttcgaagatTTAGCACGTCCTGTAACTGCCTGtgcagaaagaaaaatgcacgCCAGAAATGTGAAGATGGCAGGGTTAAACACCAACCGAGCAAGATACACCTTTCCCTTTACAATGACATAAATCTGAGGAAGAAATACGAATCGGATGCGCACTCAAAGGAGCAGGCAAGAAATGCCGTGAAGGACATCCAAGGAGTTTGGAAGTTTTACTTCCCCGTATTTATAATGGACACGGAGTTTGAAGCGGCAAAGGGGGAGTCCTTCGAAAGTGACAAGATGGGGAGGGCGGCAGAGTTGGGCAGGGCCAGCGGTTTGGGCGGTCCCGACAATTTGGACGAGTTGGACGAATTGGACGCTGCGAACGAGTCGGAAGATTTCAGGACGGGGGGAGAAGGGTTGAACGAAACGGAGAGCTCCACGAATGAAGAAGCATCCGATGACGCAAATCTGAACCTATTGAGAGGGGAACGGATGCAGCCACTACCCATGTTTGTGTATAACTATGAAAATATCGTGTCGGCCTCCTCGTCTACGCGTGCCTACTGGTCtaacaaatttttgcaaaacaatATTTTCGAGTGCACagtaaaatttgttaacaaaatgaatagcAAGTATATGGTTATCCTGCAAGGGTATTTATTTGTGTCTAAAATAAACGCTTTGAATGACAAGAACATTCGTTTGATGCCGTGCCAAATATTTGGGAATTTATTTCTAGCAAATAATGACAATGCAGAGGAAGTTTCGTTAATCCCACGAAATATGAAAGTGTATGATAAGAATGGGAACCAAGTTAAGGACATTCTggccattttggaaaaaaaaataccaggGTTTcggaaagataaaaaaaaaatcgattcCTTTTTGGGGctaaaaaagtggaaattCCTAGGCGTTTCAACAGCTTATAAAGTGGTAGGGGAgggtaaaaatatgtttaatatTAATCACTTTTTAACAGGGAAAGATGAAAGCGTTTTTTATAATGTGATGAACTTTGACACAGTGAATACAAATTACAACAAAAACGGGGTTGTCCACTTGgcggaaatttttaattcctatTTTGAAAGGCCCCCCACGGATGTGCTCTCCTTGATTATGAAAAACGTAATTTCAAAAGATGCGCAGTtgcagagggagaagcaagAGCGGCGCGTAAACCGTGTTGCTGAGCGCGAGAA CTCGAGGAAAAGTCCATTAATGGCCCCTTTTAATCATACCAAGAGAACGGacgaacaaacaaaaaaaaaaattgacacaAATGGGAATAAAATAATCTTCAACATGGAGTAG
- a CDS encoding hypothetical protein (putative), which produces MEEEEAKEAQSIHSSPGGDNNVNHDHAANDQREDEPACAPNEGEPNKDYNPQEVKTNEGNNPHEGNDPNEPQNDEWLVYVSNQSYGPYNLDQMKKLWSEKRLNIMSIIFKKGEQNWKYVYNDDILKGCLPFNTPSGDGTRDGFLGGATAKEHSSVTTEPKIKIYYDENNQVKGDALVTYVYTQSVDIAIKYFDNFYIRQDCMIRVEKAQFNKKKEASKVSKEEMLIKKKKIKAAKYEQLRLQKWGDGYTGTKKKIVIFRNVFSYEDAVKHDEGDPFYDFIKDLVEMEVKKYAPVHKVYPIPKHPNGIVCVKFKGVEEAEMIVSCFKDMELNDKKLEVYFYDGKQDLKAQCLPAQSANKARAEDAPENEEPDKHIEDNQPSFLQNNNLQSFHDWIDNQSEDEEHEIMVE; this is translated from the exons atggaagaagaagaggcgAAGGAAGCGCAGTCCATACACTCCTCCCCGGGAGGCGATAACAACGTTAATCACGACCATGCAGCGAATGATCAACGGGAAGACGAACCCGCGTGCGCACCAAATGAGGGAGAACCGAATAAGGATTATAACCCGCAAGAGGTGAAAACAAATGAAGGGAACAACCCTCACGAAGGGAATGACCCAAACGAACCCCAGAATGACGAGTGGCTAGTTTACGTAAGTAACCAGTCATATGGACCCTACAATTTAGATCAAATGAAGAAACTGTGGAGTGAAAAAAGATTAAACATCATGtcgataatatttaaaaagggagaacaAAACTGGAAGTATGTGTACAACGATGATATATTAAAAGGGTGCCTTCCTTTTAACACACCAAGTGGTGATGGCACAAGGGATGGGTTCCTGGGGGGCGCCACTGCGAAGGAGCATTCTTCTGTG ACAACAGAACCGAAAATCAAAATATACTATGACGAAAACAACCAAGTGAAAGGAGATGCCTTGgttacatatgtgtacacacaGAGTGTCGACATTGccattaaatattttgataatttttacataagaCAGGATTGCATGATTCGTGTAGAAAAGGCACaattcaacaaaaaaaaagaagcctCCAAAGTTTCTAAGGAAGAAAtgctaattaaaaaaaaaaaaatcaaggcgGCGAAATATGAGCAACTCAGGTTGCAGAAGTGGGGAGATGGATACActggaacgaaaaaaaaaatcgttatTTTTAGGAACGTCTTTTCGTATGAAGATGCAGTG AAGCACGATGAGGGAGACCCCTTCTACGATTTTATAAAAGATCTGGTAGAAATG GAAGTAAAGAAGTACGCGCCCGTGCACAAGGTGTATCCCATACCG AAACACCCCAACGGAATTGTCTGCGTCAAATTCAAAGGAGTGGAGGAAGCCGAAATGATAGTATCG TGCTTCAAGGACATGGAGCTGAATGATAAAAAGCTGGAAGTGTATTTTTACGATGGAAAACAGGACCTGAAGGCGCAGTGCTTGCCTGCACAG AGTGCCAACAAGGCGCGTGCAGAAGACGCAccagaaaatgaagagccGGATAAGCATATAG aggATAACCAACcgtcatttttgcaaaacaacAATTTGCAGTCGTTTCAT gATTGGATTGATAATCAGAGTGAAGATGAGGAACACGAAATTATGGTCGAATAA
- a CDS encoding hypothetical protein (putative): MCDEDKWETLKRMRERLYAFDLSTHLHVKVFGKTEHDGTQHHINAQLYEEDLQNLVYIPELLNIDVEKFWGDKTFEIFNKEENVKELHKKKFPAIFLYSKTLKTKHTIMYFHSNSCDLGQIYDEMCNLHEHLQANILAIEYIGFGLCYLEGSPNQYNINRRALAAYNFLRSLNLKSEQILLFGRSIGTGVATKLGYNLKLLGDNVGGIILHSPYVSIEKLVEEYFTYSSYIIENIYDNFKNLSLLSNGEDSDTPLLLIHGKEDEVIGVSHSEFLMQNLNNKFKTASYPADSYHNYYYVIDDLGVPSKTFLDTQSKSRHEKCVDIIVPKSFFKKEY, translated from the exons ATGTGCGATGAGGACAAATGGGAAACGCTGAAGCGAATGCGCGAGCGGCTGTACGCCTTCGATCTGTCTACGCACCTGCATGTGAAAGTTTTTGGAAAGACAGAACATGACGGAACACAGCACCACATAAATGCGCAGCTA TACGAAGAAGACCTGCAAAACCTAGTGTATATCCCCGAGCTACTGAACATCGACGTAGAGAAATTCTGGGGAGATAAAACATTCGAAATATTTaacaaggaagaaaatgtaaaagagttgcacaaaaagaaattcccAGCCATATTTTTGTACTCCAAAACGTTAAAGACCAAGCACACCATCATGTACTTCCACAGTAACTCTTGTGATTTAGGACAAATATATGACGAAATGTGTAACTTGCATGAACATTTACAAGCTAATATACTCGCCATAGAATATATAGGATTTGGGTTGTGTTATTTGGAGGGATCTCCTAATCAGTACAATATCAACAGGAGAGCCCTAGCTGCATACAACTTTTTAAGgtcattaaatttaaaaagtgaacaaattCTACTATTCGGAAGATCGATAGGTACAGGAGTAGCTACCAAATTAGGATATAATTTAAAGTTACTTGGAGACAACGTTGGGggaattattttacattctCCATATGTATCCATCGAAAAATTAGTAGAAGAATATTTTACCTACTCTTCTTACAtcattgaaaatatatatgacaattttaaaaatttgtctCTACTTAGTAATGGTGAGGATAGTGAcactccccttttgcttATACATGGGAAGGAGGATGAAGTTATTGGCGTCTCTCACTCCGAGTTCCTCATGCAGAATTTGAACAACAAGTTCAAGACGGCTTCCTACCCCGCTGACTCGTACCACAATTATTACTACGTCATTGAT GACCTCGGTGTGCCGAGCAAGACCTTCTTGGACACCCAGAGCAAATCGCGCCACGAGAAGTGTGTGGACATAATCGTGCCCAAgtctttcttcaaaaaagagtattga